In a genomic window of [Chlorobium] sp. 445:
- a CDS encoding lipoprotein-releasing system ATP-binding protein LolD yields MLEAQGIFKTYLPKGREPIAILKGVSLSVGENEIITIVGASGSGKTTLLNILGTLDFPDSGEIRFQGKTITSGTRTLLSADELAAFRNRNIGFVFQFHHLLEDFTALENVAMPQFIATGDLKRAKAHAEDLLASVGLKDRLHHLPSELSGGEQQRVAVARALINQPPLVLADEPSGNLDSHNSDKLYELIARLSRESRTSFVIVTHNARYASLSDRCLQMKDGVLDVFSSNVTVS; encoded by the coding sequence ATTTTAGAAGCCCAAGGTATTTTCAAGACTTATTTGCCTAAAGGGCGAGAGCCTATTGCAATTCTAAAAGGTGTTTCACTCTCCGTAGGCGAAAATGAAATCATCACTATCGTCGGCGCATCAGGCAGCGGCAAGACCACGCTGCTCAACATCTTAGGCACACTCGACTTTCCCGACAGTGGTGAAATACGCTTTCAAGGCAAGACCATCACCAGCGGCACACGCACTTTGCTTTCAGCTGATGAACTTGCAGCGTTTCGCAACCGCAACATCGGCTTTGTGTTCCAGTTTCATCATTTGCTTGAAGATTTCACCGCACTCGAAAACGTTGCCATGCCGCAATTTATCGCTACCGGCGACCTCAAGCGCGCAAAAGCACATGCTGAAGATCTCCTTGCCAGTGTAGGTCTTAAAGACCGCTTGCATCACTTGCCGTCAGAACTTTCAGGGGGAGAACAGCAGCGTGTTGCGGTTGCACGTGCGCTCATCAATCAACCGCCGCTCGTGCTTGCCGATGAACCCTCAGGTAACTTGGACTCACACAACAGTGACAAACTCTATGAGCTTATTGCACGACTCTCACGTGAGAGTCGCACATCGTTTGTTATCGTCACGCATAATGCTCGCTACGCTTCACTTTCCGACCGATGCTTGCAAATGAAAGACGGTGTGCTCGATGTCTTTTCCAGCAACGTGACCGTGAGCTAA